The following are from one region of the Cyanobium gracile PCC 6307 genome:
- a CDS encoding DEAD/DEAH box helicase, protein MSLLHATWLFPPEGPGGRLLLWADTWRVATPVAPLRTVPDHPLSLSVDDLGAWLDDHGLWSEAFRPAEAQLTLPSRSQGARGRRKAASEGLAAWSGLPLQAGEPIPKEVQWWPWRVEGLALDPAGAGEWLAGLPLSGDDPGLADDLRWWSHLERWALSLIARGRWLPQVEEERARWLPLLNREGDRRRLEELAIRLPQVATCAMAPGAPGEGGLACRRPGSGRLRVASLLEALLDGQLRTGFRPPTEGLDPLLVAWQKALGPGPGRLELDEEERERLAVATHHWREAVAGRVAPARACLELFTPEEGEELWELRFSLQAEADPSLRVPARTVWNAGDGRLQLGEVEVAEPGQLLLEGMGRALQVFEPIGRGLDAAAPETMQLTPAEAFVLVRTAATQLRDVGVGVVLPASLSGGLASRLGLAIEAELPDRSRGFSLGESLQWKWELMIGGVTLNLKDLERLSSKRSPLVQHKGAWIELRPSDLRNAERFCAADPNLSLDDALRLTASDGDTLMRLPVHRFNAGPRLSAVLEQYHQQKAPDPLPAPEGFAGQLRPYQERGLGWLAFLHRFDQGACLADDMGLGKTVQLLAFLQHLKVEQELKRPVLLVAPTSVLTNWKREAAAFTPDLEVREHYGPRRPSTPEKLAKALDGVDLVLTSYGLLQRDSELLESIDWQGVVIDEAQAIKNPAAKQSQAARDLGRPGKLGRFRIALTGTPVENRVSELWALMDFLNPRVLGEEGFFRQRYRLPIERYGDMSSLRDLKARVGPFILRRLKTDRSIISDLPEKVELREWVGLSAEQAKLYRKTVDESLEAIARAPLGQRHGQVLALLTRLKQICNHPALALKESAVDNGFAGRSAKLLRLEEILEEVIEAGDRALLFTQFAEWGHLLKAYLEQRWRQDVPFLHGGSSKTDRQAMVDRFQEDPRGPQLFLLSLKAGGVGLNLTRASHVFHIDRWWNPAVENQATDRAYRIGQTNRVLVHKFITSGSVEEKIDRMIEEKSRLAADIVGSGEEWLGGLEVSQLRDLVALEES, encoded by the coding sequence ATGAGCCTGCTGCATGCCACCTGGCTGTTTCCGCCGGAAGGGCCCGGGGGCCGGCTGCTGCTCTGGGCCGACACCTGGAGGGTCGCCACTCCGGTGGCGCCCCTGCGCACCGTTCCCGACCATCCCCTGTCCCTCAGCGTCGACGATCTGGGCGCCTGGCTGGATGACCATGGCCTCTGGTCGGAGGCCTTCCGGCCGGCGGAGGCCCAGCTCACCCTGCCCAGCCGCAGCCAGGGGGCCCGGGGCCGCCGCAAGGCGGCCAGCGAGGGCCTGGCGGCCTGGAGCGGTCTGCCGCTGCAGGCGGGTGAGCCGATCCCGAAGGAGGTGCAGTGGTGGCCCTGGCGGGTCGAAGGCCTGGCCCTCGATCCGGCGGGGGCGGGCGAGTGGCTCGCCGGCCTGCCCCTCTCCGGCGACGATCCCGGCCTGGCCGACGATCTGCGCTGGTGGAGCCATCTGGAGCGCTGGGCCCTGAGCCTGATCGCCCGCGGCCGCTGGCTGCCCCAGGTGGAGGAGGAGCGGGCCCGCTGGCTGCCCCTGCTCAACCGGGAGGGGGACCGGCGGCGGCTGGAGGAACTGGCCATCCGGCTGCCCCAGGTGGCCACCTGCGCCATGGCCCCCGGAGCGCCGGGGGAGGGGGGACTGGCCTGCCGCCGGCCCGGCAGCGGCCGGCTGCGGGTGGCCAGCCTGCTGGAGGCCTTGCTCGATGGCCAGCTGCGCACCGGCTTCCGACCCCCCACCGAGGGCCTCGATCCCCTGCTGGTGGCCTGGCAGAAGGCGCTCGGCCCCGGCCCCGGCCGGCTCGAACTGGACGAGGAGGAACGGGAGCGGCTGGCGGTCGCCACCCACCACTGGCGCGAGGCGGTGGCGGGGCGGGTGGCCCCGGCCCGGGCCTGCCTGGAGCTGTTCACCCCCGAGGAGGGCGAGGAGCTCTGGGAGCTGCGCTTCTCCCTGCAGGCGGAGGCCGATCCCAGCCTGCGGGTGCCGGCGCGCACGGTCTGGAATGCGGGCGACGGCCGGCTCCAGCTCGGGGAAGTGGAGGTGGCCGAGCCGGGCCAGCTGCTGCTGGAGGGGATGGGCCGGGCCCTGCAGGTGTTCGAACCGATCGGCCGGGGCCTCGATGCGGCGGCGCCGGAAACGATGCAGCTCACCCCGGCCGAGGCCTTCGTGCTGGTGCGAACCGCCGCCACCCAGCTGCGCGACGTGGGGGTGGGCGTGGTGCTGCCGGCCAGCCTCAGCGGCGGACTGGCCAGCCGGCTGGGGCTGGCGATCGAGGCCGAGCTGCCGGACCGTTCCCGCGGCTTCTCCCTGGGGGAAAGCCTCCAATGGAAATGGGAGCTGATGATCGGCGGAGTCACGCTCAACCTCAAGGACCTGGAGCGCCTCTCCTCCAAGCGCAGTCCGCTGGTGCAGCACAAGGGGGCCTGGATCGAGCTGCGGCCCAGCGATCTCAGGAACGCCGAGCGCTTCTGCGCCGCCGACCCCAACCTCAGCCTCGACGATGCCCTGCGGCTGACGGCCAGCGACGGCGACACCCTGATGCGGCTGCCGGTGCATCGCTTCAACGCCGGGCCCCGCCTGAGCGCTGTTCTGGAGCAGTACCACCAGCAGAAGGCCCCGGATCCCCTGCCGGCGCCGGAGGGCTTCGCCGGCCAGCTGCGGCCCTACCAGGAGCGGGGCCTGGGCTGGCTGGCCTTCCTGCACCGCTTCGACCAGGGGGCCTGCCTGGCGGACGACATGGGCCTGGGCAAGACGGTCCAGCTGCTGGCCTTCCTGCAGCACCTCAAGGTGGAGCAGGAACTGAAGCGGCCCGTCCTGCTGGTGGCCCCCACCTCGGTGCTCACCAACTGGAAGCGGGAGGCGGCGGCCTTCACGCCGGACCTGGAGGTGCGGGAGCACTACGGTCCCCGCCGGCCCTCCACCCCCGAAAAGCTGGCCAAGGCCCTGGACGGGGTGGATCTGGTGCTCACCAGTTACGGGCTGCTGCAGCGCGACAGCGAACTGCTGGAGAGCATCGACTGGCAGGGCGTGGTGATCGACGAGGCCCAGGCGATCAAGAATCCGGCGGCCAAGCAGAGCCAGGCGGCCCGCGACCTGGGCCGTCCCGGCAAGCTGGGCCGCTTCCGCATCGCCCTCACCGGCACCCCGGTCGAGAACCGGGTGAGCGAGCTCTGGGCCCTGATGGACTTCCTCAATCCGCGGGTGCTGGGGGAGGAGGGCTTCTTTCGCCAGCGCTACCGGCTGCCGATCGAACGCTACGGCGACATGAGTTCCCTGCGCGACCTCAAGGCCCGTGTCGGGCCGTTCATCCTGCGGCGCCTCAAGACCGACCGCTCGATCATCTCCGACCTGCCCGAAAAGGTGGAGCTGCGCGAATGGGTGGGCCTGTCGGCGGAGCAGGCGAAGCTTTACCGCAAGACCGTCGACGAGAGCCTCGAGGCCATCGCCCGCGCCCCCCTCGGCCAGCGTCACGGCCAGGTGCTCGCCCTGCTCACCCGGCTCAAGCAGATCTGCAACCACCCGGCCCTGGCCCTCAAGGAGAGCGCGGTCGACAACGGCTTCGCCGGCCGCAGCGCCAAGCTGCTGCGGCTGGAGGAGATCCTCGAGGAGGTGATCGAGGCGGGCGACCGGGCCCTGCTGTTCACCCAGTTCGCCGAATGGGGCCACCTGCTCAAGGCCTACCTGGAGCAGCGCTGGCGCCAGGACGTGCCCTTCCTGCACGGCGGCAGCAGCAAGACCGACCGGCAGGCGATGGTGGACCGCTTCCAGGAGGATCCCCGCGGCCCCCAGTTGTTCCTGCTCTCACTCAAGGCCGGGGGTGTGGGCCTCAACCTCACCCGGGCCAGCCACGTGTTCCACATCGACCGCTGGTGGAACCCCGCCGTGGAGAACCAGGCCACCGACCGGGCCTACCGGATCGGCCAGACCAACCGGGTGCTGGTGCACAAGTTCATCACCAGCGGCTCGGTGGAGGAGAAGATCGACCGCATGATCGAGGAGAAATCCAGACTGGCCGCCGACATCGTCGGCAGCGGTGAGGAATGGCTCGGTGGCCTGGAGGTGAGCCAGCTGCGGGATCTGGTGGCCCTGGAGGAGAGCTGA